TACCTCTCTATCACCCTATCTTTCACTTTCTGAGAGATAGTCGAGAGTACCTGCGAATCGTCTTCGAGCTCGTTGAAAGGCACGGGAGGAGAATCCAGCTCATCACTGGAAGGAAGGTTCCTGAGATCGTCCCGGGCTATGATGAGAGGACATATGAATGCCGCTCCGATGATCCTATCCGCCTGGTGCTTGACCAGGCCCCTTCCGATGTAGCATCCGTAAGAATAGCCTATCAGAAGGTATCTATCTTCTGAGATTCTCATTTCGATGAAGCGCTCGATCACATCCAGCATGTCATCCGAATTGCGTACCCGGTCACCAGGGATGGAATTACCCATTCCTGGCATGTCGAGATATATGCGCCGGTACCCCGGTCTTCGACAAAATATCGGCTCCATGCATCCCTTCATTACCTCCTTGTCAAGCGGAAATCCATGCAGCATGATGACTGGTATACCCTCTCCTACCTCCTCGAAATCTATCTCGGCCCCTTCAATAGTGATTCTCATGGACGAATCCCCTATGCGGTGAATGATTATCTCACCAAAACGAATATCTCGGTCACCCATTTGGAAGGATCGGGTTCACTGTTGGGATCCGTGAGGTAATACTCCCACATGGCTTCCTCGAGGTTGATATCCATTTCTTTGGCGTAGGCCATCATAGCGTTGTAGGTCTCTTCCAATCTATCATAGGGGCCAATGTGCACCGCGCGAAGTGCATTTCCCGATGGGAGCTTGCCCGCTTGAACACGCCCCTCTCCTTCAATCGGTAACGAGACCGGCACACCGCACTCCATGTCGATCTTCTCTGGAGAGAACGAATGGTAGTATGCGAACGG
The genomic region above belongs to Methanomassiliicoccales archaeon and contains:
- a CDS encoding alpha/beta hydrolase, which gives rise to MRITIEGAEIDFEEVGEGIPVIMLHGFPLDKEVMKGCMEPIFCRRPGYRRIYLDMPGMGNSIPGDRVRNSDDMLDVIERFIEMRISEDRYLLIGYSYGCYIGRGLVKHQADRIIGAAFICPLIIARDDLRNLPSSDELDSPPVPFNELEDDSQVLSTISQKVKDRVIERYNKEIKTALETQSDFIQKFRRDSYSFSFDVDELEEPFQGPVLFLTGRQDRMVGFKDAWDILDNYPRATFAVLDGAGHYLQVDKEDLFEDLLNEFLDGFECI
- a CDS encoding AraC family transcriptional regulator; protein product: MSLEIGVVAIKEQDYMGIRAVVEVSAIPAKMGELFGELFGFVGRNGIQLVGPPFAYYHSFSPEKIDMECGVPVSLPIEGEGRVQAGKLPSGNALRAVHIGPYDRLEETYNAMMAYAKEMDINLEEAMWEYYLTDPNSEPDPSKWVTEIFVLVR